Genomic segment of Stieleria sp. JC731:
CGGAATCGCGAAGGGTAACGAGCATAGATTTTTCGGCTGGCGCATAGGGCGTCTGACCAGCCATCTCGAAACAGAAATCAAACCGTGACATCAAAGGCGATAGACAGGAAACTGCTGACCCGTGACTTCAGATGGGTGTTATTCGAGCGACACGATCAATCCGTGAATTCAATTGCGATCAATAGGAACTGACGTCTTGCAGAATCCATTGGGCCGCGATCAAGAGCAACTATCAAACCACAAACTCAGTTGCGGCGATCGGCCAATGGTTGCCAGGTGAGATCGGATGGGCCAGATTCATACGCTTCAAATTGCAGAGGGCGATGACCAAGCTGGAGACTGATGTTATATCAGACGGTTCACCTACCCACGCGAACGGCACGCGTCACCGGGTACGCGTGAAAGATTCTCAACTTCAAATCCGCCGACTCGCGTACTCCGGTGCACGCGATTGTTACCCGCTGCTTTATTCTTGTTTAGGCGACCAGCGGACGATTGTATCAGGCATCAGTGAACGAAGCGCATCCGCACCCTGTTTCGTGATCTCAGTTTCGCTAACGTCGATGAAGTAGAGACCCCGGATCGCACCGAGCGCAGGGATAGCGGAATCAGACAGTTGGCTCTTGGATAGATCAAGTGAAATCTCAGTTTGCCCAAGTCCAGCATTGATGATCTTGGTAGTTACGCTCTGAATCGTTGGTGCATCTGAGTCCGTCGGTCCATTGCTGCCGCACCAGATGACGTATTTTGATGACTCTGATCGTCGGCCATTGGACAGGTGACCGCCAAACGACGCAGCCAGTTCGTCACACTGAGATTCAAGACGCACCTGAGAATAATTCGCCCATCCAAACCAAGTGGTAAACGCGAAAACAATCGCAATCGCAATCGAGGTGAACTTGGGCATTCGGGACTACGCAGAGAGTCGCATCTTCGTCGGGTAACGGCCGTGATAACCGAGTCGCGGCGATTGATTTTCCGTTGTCAAAAGCGCCGACTCCGCGACTTCGGTTCATCGCATTGTTCTGTCATGCTGAGGAGTGGTGTACATCTCTGCCCGCAATCATCAGCTGGAGCGGTCGGGCTATAACCTGGAACTTTTTCAATCAAATCGGGGAACGCAGAAGTCAGCGCAGCCCATCCACTAGTCCGGCGATCAACACTCTCCGAGGCAAGAAGCGAATGGATGGACGGCAATTCTCCGCGAATATCGTATCCACGACGATTCAGTTCTAGCAGATGCACATTAGGTGTTAGGCAAGTCGGATCACGAAGTTCAGAAATCAGTTCGTCATCCGACATTCGGCCCATCCTAAGTGCCAGAAACTTGAACGCGATATACAACGGCAATCGCCCGACTAATCCGCCAAGCACCAAGCCTGATGGAATTCCTATGGCGCATCCGACGATCCCAAAATTGTCCCATCCATAACCGCCGAGAATGATCGCTCCAAAAAGTGGAGCGATGAGTTGAATCAAATGGAAGCACGTGAACATCGCGAAGCATCATTGTTTGAGCAGCAACTCATTGACAGAACGGCAGACATCACGCGGGATGGGCGAAAGACTTGCAAGCAGACCAACAACCGCGACTCCCGTCCTCGCGTGCATGTCCTGGTTCCCCGTTTCCTGTGCGTCAGATCGAGTATTGTTTACGAGACATACGCGCCCGGCGAACCCGACACGCAACGATAGCAGTATCGTCCCAAAGTTCGCCTGAGGGAAGGCGAACCATGTCGACACACGCACGCGGAATTGCAAAAAAGTCAGTGCGTCCGATGAGCTGTGTGATTTGATCTCGTTTGGCGTAGTCGAAAAATCCGTCGGAAGCAACAAGGAGAATACCATTGAGAGAACCGTGCCAGAATGGAGCAGGTTTCGACGCTTGGGACCCAAGTAACGGTTTGCGAATCTGTGTACGAGTTAAGTCAGAAATATTAGGGCCGTCGATTACCCATGCGCAGCTGTCGCCGACACTCGCGCCCAGAATGCGATCGGGATAAATGTCGACAATCACAGCGGTCGTCTCGCCGGCGTGCACGCGAAAGTCAAGTTGCGAAAGAAATTGGGACCAGTCGGTGGAACCGTCCATCGCAGCATAGTTTGCCCGTGTTTCGCGGATTACGGTTTCGGCCGCAGTGCGTCCGTCCCCTGTGCCACCAGCACCGTCGGCAACCACGATCACAGTGCGGTCGTCATCAGCTATGACTTCGACGCAATCTTCGCATTGCTCACGATATGCTTCGACAACGTGGGAAGTTTCAAACGATGTCATAGGTGAGCATCGCGGATTTCAGTCGGGGAACGGCGGACATAACCGAGTGACGGCGGATGACACACCACTTCAGAAACCCCGACTCCGTCACTTCGGTTCATGTCATGGTTCGCGTGGTACACACGACCACAGTCTGCATCACATCGCTGCTGACAAGTCTACCCGATTCGAATCGCGAAGGGGGTACGAGCATAGATATTTCAGCCGGCGGGCAGAACGTTTGATCGGCTATCTCAGAGCTGAAATCGAACCATGACATCAAATGCGACAAACAGGAAACTACTGTCCCATGAATTCAGATGGGCATTGATCAAGCAACACAATCAAACGATGACTTCAGTCGCGATCAAAAGGAAACTGGTGTCTCGCGAAATCAATTGGGCCAAATTCACGAGCAACTATCAAACGACAAACTCAGTTGCGGCGATCGGCTAATGGTTGCCAGGTGAGATCAGATGGGCCAGATTCATACGCTTCAAATTGCAGAGGGCGATGACCAAGCTAGAGACAGATGTGATATCAAGCAGTTCATCTACCCGCGCGAACGGTAGGGTTCAGCGGGGCCGCGCGAACGACTCACCACTTCAAAAACGTCAACTCGCGGCCTCCGTTGCAACCCATGGTTATCGCAATTGTGTACGACAGGGAGCGGTCGGTATCGAGTTCGCCGCATCAGGAAGAATCGCATTTCGAGGAAGGACGCCAAGCTAGTATAGCAACGGCAAAAAAAAGGAAGGACAATATGGTGGAAAGCACAGGAAAGTAGAATTGAAGTCCGCCAACGTCGCGCACACGACCGAAGATCGAGTAGTCAGGTGAGTTGTATTCGTTTCGGTAAGCCTCAACCTGCTCGACATCAATCATGTTGTAGCCTTCAAATTCTCGGACTGTCGAAAAAGCGTGAGCCTCATGTATCGCTAGAATGAGATGTGGAAGCAGCCAGGACGTCGCGACACCAATTAGCGAAAAGACAATGATGAGTTTGCGGTGTGTCAAGTCATTAGGGTCCGAACGCAAGTCGACGAATGAAGCATCAACGTGATGCCGGAAAGGCAGTGAGCAACTGCAGTGATGCGATAACGATTCGGATCACCGGGCCGCGGCGAATGACCTGATCACAGTGTAACGACGACTCCGCGGCTCCGTGTGCATCCGTTGGTTCCGCTAGTTCCTAGTTTCCCAAGGTAACGGTTTCAAATCAACAATTGATGAAACGAGCCACTTCGGTAGGTTGGAGAAATGTTCATGTGAGATTATCTGCCGATCCTTTGAAGCTTTGTACAACGCGGCATCCCAGGGCAGTGATGGTTCCGTCGGTGGTTCAATCACAAATTCGGGCGCCGTAAGATGACCCAAACGAAATAGTCCGTGGGCACAAAAGGCAATTGCTTTTTCCATCAGGTTGATTTGCGGTGTTCTGCGATAGCCCGTGAGGATGGCGTTCAGCGCGATCTCAACATCGTTCTGGCTTCGCCGCACAAGAGCACTGATAAATTCAAGGCATGCACATAGCCATGTTGCACAGCTTTTCGTGGTGTGCAAATCCAGATGCTCGATAGAAGTTTCGGGATCACGAAGCAGTTGATGGACCGCGTTGAATAGCCTTGCAGCCTCGCCACCTCGCGATTTTACCAAGGGGAACGTCGCAGTTTTCAGGTGGCCCTTAGTGGTCACGTGATCGTCGATCGCAAGTGCTGTAAGCAGTTCCCATATCTCGGTGTATTCCTCGTCGTTCTTATAGTACCAGTGAAATCGCGACCGGACGTGCATTTCGAGGAATAGCTGAAGTTCGTCCACATCGCCCGACAGAATACGGCGCGATACGCCCCGTATCAGCCAACCATTGCCGTCACAGATCCAGCGCAGCCTAACGCGGCCCTCCAACCATTCAGACGGCCAGTCAGGATGTTTTCGTCGTTGATTTTCAATTGCGCGCGAAGGATCGCGTTCCATACACAACGCAATGAACTCTCCGAATGTCAGGGATGCCTCAAGGTTGGGGTTCCCTATCGATTCGGATGCGTAGTCGATGTAGCTCTTTGGGAAATGCATCTAGATGGCGGAACGGTAGAAATCACGCGGGACGGGCGAACGACTTGCAAACAGACCCAAAAACGCGACTCCCGTCCTCGCGTGCATTTCATTGTTCTGCATTTTTCGAATGCTGAACTGCAAGGTTCCAGATTTTTTCGTTTGTTTCAAGAAAGCCTACGTTGTCCAACGTCGCGTAGTCACGATTGTTCAGTCGCACATACGTCGGGCGTTCACCGTCTGTAGCGTAAAAAACTTGGACGACATCGTCATCAATTGATATGCGTCGACCATCGATTACACAATCAAAGATCTGTCCAGGTCCAAAACTGCGTGCTTCCAGCCAGTAAGGGGAATGAGATCCAGTGCGTACAACATCGCCATCATCATGCTCTGGCGTAGTCACACGATGAAGCACAATAACTCTGGCACCAACGTCGAAAAAACCAATAGCGTGAATCACCGGGTAACCTCCTGAACGTATTCCAGGCCGTATCCCGCTATCAACGTCGCGACGGGCATTGAGCCGCCACAACTCAGGGCGGACAAATGCGATTGCAATAGCTACCACGGTGATGAAAGCCAAAAGCGTCTTGAGCCCAAACTTCATTTTTATAGCAGAACGTCCGCGATAACCGAGTCGCGGCGGTTGATTGTCCATTGTCAAAAACGGCGGCTCCGCGACTTCGGTTCATCGCATGGTTCGCCCATCGTTTCAGCTCCAATATGTGTGGATCACGACCGAGTTGGTATCGTCGTCTACGGTCACCTCAGCGTGCATCGCGCCGTTCCCTGGTTCGACATTGTAAACCTGTGATTTCCCGTTGACGACAGGTTTCAGATTGGAGGTTCCCGGTGATCTGTTAAGCCAGGAATTGAGGTCGTCGGGTGGTGCATTGAATCGAATAGTGAACTCACGAGTGAATGGTCCACCCCGCGTTTCGACATGCAGACCCGTTGCGGATTCTGGAAGTGGCGACATTCGTGCCCAATGCTGTGCGGCCTCAAGCCCGTTCGCCGTTACGTGAGATCGATACATGACGTATCCAGAAACACCAACGCCGACAAGTATGATTGCGAAAACAAAAAGCGTTCTCGCTAAGACACGCCGAGCATTCACGAAGTGCGTTTCCTATTTGGGCGAACGGCGGCAATCACCGAGCGGGCGAGGACCTGACTGCTTTCACCAAAAACGCCACCACGCCCGCTTCGGTGCATTGCTTGGTTCGCCGATCTCGATAAGTGACGCCGAGTTCGGATTTGCGTAAAAAACCAATTGATCCATTGTATACGAAACGTCTATGCCAAGTGCGCGAGCGATTCCGAGTACTCGTTGCTGTTCATCTGGCAATTCCAACGAATCGCGTTCCCCTGGCAACTCTGTGCCATCGTCTTTGACTACGATCCCGTTGTGGTAAGTCGGGTCTTCGACGACGTATTCACGGGTGATCGCACCACCGG
This window contains:
- a CDS encoding serine/threonine protein phosphatase, with protein sequence MTSFETSHVVEAYREQCEDCVEVIADDDRTVIVVADGAGGTGDGRTAAETVIRETRANYAAMDGSTDWSQFLSQLDFRVHAGETTAVIVDIYPDRILGASVGDSCAWVIDGPNISDLTRTQIRKPLLGSQASKPAPFWHGSLNGILLVASDGFFDYAKRDQITQLIGRTDFFAIPRACVDMVRLPSGELWDDTAIVACRVRRARMSRKQYSI